A window of the Rhizobium viscosum genome harbors these coding sequences:
- a CDS encoding TetR/AcrR family transcriptional regulator, protein MVQNHNIEKKPRGRPQVRCDEDTRGVLIEAANKQFHENGYAAVSIAAIAQEAGVSTKTLYRLFPTKADLFSEMVSDRTGRFLLALDPGTLATVELRQGLERMLMAYGMLTLSQDTITITRLVIGESDRFPELASSFYEKAIMRTNASMENWLRRQVEHGLIKLEDPHAACGMLRGMMIMEPQRAAMLRQLPPPNIEEIAARARMCADIFLKGCTA, encoded by the coding sequence ATGGTCCAAAATCACAATATCGAGAAGAAGCCACGTGGCAGGCCGCAGGTGCGTTGTGACGAGGATACGCGCGGCGTGCTCATCGAGGCCGCCAACAAGCAGTTTCACGAGAATGGCTATGCCGCAGTCAGCATCGCCGCGATTGCCCAGGAAGCCGGCGTTTCGACGAAGACGCTCTATCGCCTGTTCCCCACAAAGGCAGATCTGTTTTCCGAAATGGTCTCGGATCGCACCGGACGCTTCCTCTTGGCGCTCGACCCCGGCACACTGGCGACGGTCGAGCTCCGCCAGGGGCTGGAGCGTATGCTGATGGCCTATGGCATGCTGACGCTTTCGCAGGACACGATCACGATTACCCGCCTCGTCATCGGCGAATCCGACCGCTTTCCCGAGCTCGCCAGCTCTTTCTACGAGAAAGCGATCATGCGCACCAACGCGTCGATGGAAAACTGGCTGCGCCGGCAGGTGGAACATGGGCTGATCAAACTCGAGGACCCACACGCCGCCTGCGGCATGCTGCGCGGCATGATGATCATGGAGCCCCAACGCGCCGCCATGCTGCGCCAGCTTCCGCCGCCGAATATCGAAGAGATCGCTGCGAGGGCGAGAATGTGTGCGGATATTTTCCTCAAGGGATGCACAGCCTAG
- a CDS encoding HlyD family secretion protein has translation MSVKKLHALNNNAAPADISAAEAAAEATPATLDAGTTSRVTDPVVPASAAQAPARKRGGRSLLIGVAAIAIIAAAAYYGNNYWKVGRFEVSTDDAYVQADSTTVAPKVSGYLADVLVSDNETVKAGQPLARIDDRDFRTALDQAKADVAAAEATVNAKQASLNIQQSTIAAARATLDVDKANETFAEQNNKRYTNLATSGYAPVQTAQQAASAIAAAQATIVRDTAALDAATKQVDLLNAELAQARATLAHDQAVAHQAELNLSYATIVAPVDGTVGNRTLRVGQYVQAGTQLMAVVPTTAAYIVANYKETQLTDVHAGQPVAIEVDMFPGRTYHGHVDSLSPASGQEFALLPPDNATGNFTKVVQRIPVKIVLDGDAAEKGDLRPGMSVQPSIDTKADAASN, from the coding sequence ATGTCCGTCAAGAAGCTGCATGCCCTGAACAACAACGCCGCCCCGGCCGATATATCGGCCGCCGAAGCTGCGGCGGAGGCTACGCCCGCAACGCTTGACGCCGGCACGACGTCGCGTGTCACCGATCCCGTCGTCCCCGCTTCGGCTGCGCAAGCACCGGCCCGCAAGCGCGGTGGCCGCTCGCTGCTGATCGGCGTAGCGGCTATCGCCATCATCGCCGCTGCTGCCTATTACGGCAATAATTACTGGAAGGTCGGCCGTTTCGAGGTCTCGACCGATGACGCCTATGTCCAAGCCGACAGCACTACGGTCGCGCCGAAGGTTTCCGGGTATCTTGCCGACGTTCTCGTCAGCGACAATGAAACTGTAAAGGCTGGCCAGCCGCTGGCCCGTATCGACGACCGCGATTTCCGCACCGCACTCGATCAGGCGAAGGCCGATGTCGCTGCAGCCGAAGCCACCGTCAATGCCAAGCAGGCATCGCTCAATATCCAACAGTCGACCATTGCTGCTGCCCGCGCCACACTCGATGTCGATAAGGCCAACGAGACCTTCGCCGAGCAGAACAACAAGCGCTACACCAACCTTGCCACAAGCGGCTATGCCCCGGTCCAGACGGCCCAGCAGGCAGCTTCCGCAATTGCGGCCGCCCAGGCAACGATCGTTCGGGACACGGCGGCTCTCGACGCTGCAACCAAGCAGGTCGATCTTCTGAATGCCGAGCTCGCCCAGGCCAGGGCGACACTTGCCCACGACCAGGCCGTTGCGCATCAGGCTGAGCTCAATCTCTCCTATGCGACCATCGTCGCTCCGGTTGACGGCACGGTCGGCAACCGCACGCTGCGTGTCGGCCAATATGTCCAGGCCGGCACTCAGCTGATGGCTGTGGTGCCGACGACGGCTGCTTACATCGTCGCCAACTACAAGGAAACGCAGCTGACCGATGTCCATGCCGGCCAGCCTGTTGCTATCGAGGTCGATATGTTCCCGGGCCGCACCTATCACGGCCATGTAGACAGCCTGTCGCCGGCAAGCGGTCAGGAATTCGCTCTGCTGCCGCCCGATAACGCTACCGGCAACTTTACTAAGGTTGTCCAGCGCATTCCGGTAAAGATCGTGCTTGATGGCGATGCCGCCGAAAAGGGCGATCTGCGCCCGGGCATGTCCGTTCAACCGAGCATCGACACCAAGGCCGATGCTGCCAGCAACTAA
- a CDS encoding DHA2 family efflux MFS transporter permease subunit — MSSIATTPGAIPQPGASTKASTREWIAVLAGMIGAFMAILNIQITNASLLDIEGGIGTGVDNGAWISTSYLIGEIVVIPLTAYFSNVFSFRRYILVNSILFPLFSMACAFAHDLGTMILLRGLQGFAGGVLIPMAFTMVLTKLPKNQQPLGLAVFALSVTFAPAIGPTIGGYLTENYGWQTIFFINTIPSLLMAAALALTLEKQPMQLHLLKEGDWAGIVTMAIGLSALQTVLEEGNKDDWFSSPFIVKLAIVAFVFLAAFIWIELTVKKPLVKLRLLTQRNFGIGVLVNVLVGVALFGTVYILPQYLGQVQRYNAEQIGNVLAWTGLPQLLLIPLVPVLMKRFDARYIGFLGISIFAISCFMNITLSANNAGDQFWIPNIVRAIGQALVLTPITAITTAGIAPADAAAASGLTNMLRNLGGAVGTASLGTILTKREQFHSNIIGQSITLTRDEVRDRLTQLTGYFTQHGVTDPAVASQKAIVALGQIVKRQALIMGFSDTFAVIGVVLALAAFALLLTKKPQAGAGAGAH; from the coding sequence ATGTCCAGTATCGCAACAACACCAGGTGCCATCCCGCAGCCGGGCGCCAGCACCAAGGCCAGCACAAGGGAGTGGATCGCCGTTCTCGCCGGCATGATCGGCGCCTTCATGGCGATCCTCAATATCCAGATCACCAATGCCTCGCTTCTCGATATCGAGGGCGGCATCGGCACAGGTGTCGATAACGGCGCCTGGATCTCCACCTCCTACCTGATCGGCGAGATCGTCGTCATCCCGCTGACGGCCTATTTCAGCAACGTTTTCTCGTTCCGCCGCTATATCCTCGTCAATTCCATCCTCTTTCCGCTCTTTTCGATGGCCTGTGCCTTCGCCCATGATCTCGGCACGATGATCCTGCTGCGCGGCCTGCAGGGCTTTGCCGGCGGCGTGCTTATCCCCATGGCCTTCACCATGGTGCTGACCAAGCTGCCGAAGAACCAGCAGCCGCTTGGCCTTGCAGTCTTTGCCTTGTCGGTCACCTTCGCCCCGGCCATCGGCCCGACGATCGGGGGCTACCTGACGGAGAATTACGGCTGGCAGACGATCTTCTTCATCAACACCATCCCGAGCCTCCTCATGGCGGCTGCTCTCGCTCTGACACTTGAAAAGCAACCGATGCAGCTTCACCTGCTCAAGGAGGGCGACTGGGCCGGCATCGTCACCATGGCAATCGGCCTTTCGGCTCTGCAGACCGTGCTGGAAGAGGGCAATAAGGACGACTGGTTCTCCTCGCCCTTCATCGTCAAACTCGCCATCGTGGCCTTCGTCTTCCTGGCCGCCTTCATCTGGATCGAGCTCACGGTCAAGAAGCCGCTGGTAAAGCTGCGCCTGCTTACTCAGCGCAATTTCGGTATCGGCGTGCTGGTCAATGTGCTGGTTGGCGTCGCACTCTTCGGCACCGTCTACATCCTGCCGCAATATCTTGGCCAGGTTCAGCGCTACAATGCCGAGCAGATTGGCAACGTACTCGCCTGGACCGGTCTGCCGCAGCTCCTGCTCATCCCGCTGGTGCCCGTGTTGATGAAGCGGTTCGACGCGCGTTATATAGGCTTCCTCGGCATCTCGATCTTCGCGATCAGCTGCTTCATGAACATCACACTTTCGGCCAACAATGCCGGCGACCAGTTCTGGATCCCGAATATTGTACGTGCCATCGGCCAGGCTCTCGTTCTGACGCCGATCACCGCCATCACCACGGCCGGCATCGCACCGGCAGACGCTGCCGCCGCCTCTGGCCTCACCAACATGCTGCGCAATCTCGGTGGTGCGGTCGGCACAGCTTCGCTCGGCACCATCCTGACGAAGCGCGAGCAGTTCCACTCGAACATCATCGGTCAGTCGATCACCTTGACCCGTGACGAGGTGCGCGACCGCCTAACCCAGCTCACAGGCTATTTCACCCAGCACGGTGTTACCGATCCGGCCGTAGCCTCGCAGAAAGCGATCGTCGCGCTCGGCCAGATCGTCAAGCGCCAGGCCCTCATCATGGGTTTCAGTGATACGTTTGCGGTCATCGGCGTCGTATTGGCGCTGGCAGCATTTGCCTTGCTTTTGACCAAGAAGCCGCAGGCAGGCGCAGGCGCCGGCGCCCATTGA
- a CDS encoding ABC transporter ATP-binding protein, whose protein sequence is MAPHSGQLKPAVRVENLVRCFAAKTILDDVELDIREGEFVALLGKSGSGKSTFLRALAGLDHEVKGTGTLETPEKLSVVFQDARLLPWRTVIQNVTLGLPGETGQEAGRKALAEVGLAGRETAWPNQLSGGEQQRVALARSLVREPALLLADEPFGALDALTRLKMHDLLRELCAKHRPAVLLVTHDVDEAISLADRILVLDEGRFVEDLRIDLAVPRDHGDPRFAQIRTRLLSRLGVDAPGRRAA, encoded by the coding sequence ATGGCGCCGCACTCTGGCCAGCTGAAGCCTGCCGTCCGCGTCGAAAATCTCGTGCGGTGTTTTGCGGCGAAGACGATCCTCGACGACGTAGAACTCGATATCCGTGAGGGCGAGTTCGTGGCCCTGCTCGGGAAAAGCGGATCAGGCAAGAGCACGTTCCTCAGAGCCCTTGCCGGCCTTGACCACGAGGTTAAGGGAACCGGTACGCTCGAGACGCCGGAAAAACTCTCGGTGGTCTTTCAGGACGCCCGCCTGCTGCCCTGGCGTACGGTCATTCAGAACGTCACGCTCGGCCTGCCGGGTGAAACAGGACAGGAGGCCGGACGCAAGGCGCTCGCCGAGGTCGGCCTCGCGGGACGGGAAACAGCTTGGCCGAACCAACTGTCCGGCGGCGAGCAGCAAAGAGTGGCGCTCGCCCGCTCGCTGGTGCGTGAACCAGCGCTGCTATTGGCTGACGAACCCTTCGGCGCACTCGATGCACTGACCCGGCTAAAGATGCATGACCTCTTGCGGGAGCTTTGTGCAAAACACCGCCCCGCCGTTCTGCTCGTCACCCATGATGTCGATGAGGCGATCTCGCTCGCCGACCGGATCCTGGTACTCGACGAGGGCCGTTTTGTCGAGGATCTGCGCATCGACTTGGCCGTGCCGCGCGACCACGGCGATCCGCGCTTCGCACAGATCCGAACCCGGCTTCTGAGCCGGCTCGGGGTCGATGCCCCCGGCCGCCGCGCCGCCTGA
- the gfa gene encoding S-(hydroxymethyl)glutathione synthase, whose product MNNVAIHPIVDSGYRATDASFVGGTLICNCASNPVKVRVKGDIAHNHACGCTKCWKPQGAVFSVVAVAPTDNVEVLENGDKLAVVDTSALIQRHACKDCGVHMYGPVERDHAFQGLSFVHPERFQEKGWAAPGFAAFVSSIIESGYDPGKMGAVRSRLKEAGLEPYDCLSPGLMDLIATWTAKKAGVLAA is encoded by the coding sequence ATGAACAATGTAGCGATCCACCCAATCGTGGATTCAGGATACCGGGCGACCGATGCGTCATTTGTCGGCGGCACGCTCATATGCAATTGCGCGAGCAATCCGGTGAAAGTCCGCGTCAAGGGCGATATTGCCCATAACCATGCCTGCGGCTGCACGAAATGCTGGAAGCCGCAGGGTGCGGTCTTTTCCGTGGTTGCCGTGGCGCCGACTGACAACGTCGAGGTTCTGGAGAACGGAGACAAGCTGGCGGTCGTCGACACGTCTGCGCTAATCCAGCGCCATGCCTGCAAGGATTGCGGGGTCCACATGTACGGGCCTGTCGAGCGCGACCATGCCTTTCAGGGCCTTTCCTTCGTCCATCCCGAACGGTTCCAGGAGAAAGGCTGGGCAGCACCCGGCTTTGCCGCCTTCGTATCGTCCATTATCGAAAGCGGATATGACCCTGGGAAAATGGGCGCCGTACGCTCGCGCCTCAAGGAGGCTGGGCTTGAGCCCTATGATTGCCTTTCGCCGGGCCTGATGGACCTTATCGCCACCTGGACGGCGAAAAAGGCAGGAGTTCTCGCGGCCTGA
- the maiA gene encoding maleylacetoacetate isomerase: MSNVVLYDYWRSSASYRVRIALNLLEIDYKTVSINLLEGAHRKPEYLALNPQGLVPTLVIDGKILTQSLAIIEYLSELRPECGLLPADSSDRQKVRAFAYAVAMDIHPICNTHVVAHLMTVTDKSDAREEWMKHFISEGLRKLEAMIDPAGDGFSFGDTPTMADLCLVPQVYNARRWGVDMSGFKRIVEIDGKCAKLPAFQAAHPDRAKP; this comes from the coding sequence GTGAGCAACGTCGTTCTTTATGACTACTGGAGGTCATCGGCGAGCTATCGCGTCCGCATTGCGCTCAATCTCCTGGAGATCGACTACAAAACAGTGTCCATCAATCTGTTGGAGGGAGCGCACAGGAAGCCGGAATATCTGGCGCTCAACCCGCAGGGGCTCGTCCCGACATTGGTGATCGATGGGAAAATACTGACTCAATCATTGGCAATCATCGAATATCTTTCCGAGCTTCGGCCGGAATGTGGGTTGCTGCCGGCAGATAGTTCCGATCGCCAGAAAGTGCGCGCCTTTGCATACGCGGTCGCCATGGACATCCATCCGATATGCAACACGCATGTCGTGGCGCATCTGATGACCGTAACGGACAAGAGCGACGCCCGCGAGGAATGGATGAAGCATTTCATCTCGGAGGGACTTCGCAAGCTGGAGGCGATGATCGATCCGGCCGGCGACGGGTTCAGCTTTGGAGATACGCCGACGATGGCGGACCTCTGTCTGGTTCCACAGGTCTACAATGCCCGCCGCTGGGGAGTGGACATGTCCGGTTTCAAGCGGATCGTCGAGATCGATGGCAAATGCGCCAAATTGCCAGCCTTCCAGGCAGCCCATCCTGACCGCGCGAAACCCTGA
- a CDS encoding ABC transporter permease, which yields MATTWDADNVKTSRISPRESASATAKPAAFRAHRRLGPGREIPFGLQIGPALLVLAWLAGSALGWIDPRILSAPWTVVEAFGRLIAEGRLQDNFVTSATRALLGLSIGLVIGTALAVIAGLSRIGEALIDGPIQIKRAIPTLALIPLFILWFGIGESMKVTTIVLAVIIPIYIHTHNALRSIDSRYVELAETLRMSQKDFIFQVVLPGALPGFLLGLRFAVTLCWVSLVVVEQINSTSGLGYMIDLARTYGQTDVILVGLVVYVLLGLVSDGLVRLLERRVLSWRRTLAS from the coding sequence ATGGCAACCACCTGGGATGCAGATAACGTCAAGACATCACGGATATCGCCGCGCGAAAGCGCTAGTGCCACAGCAAAACCCGCGGCTTTCCGCGCCCACCGCAGGCTCGGCCCCGGACGCGAGATACCCTTCGGACTGCAGATCGGCCCGGCACTGCTAGTACTGGCCTGGCTTGCCGGATCGGCATTGGGGTGGATCGATCCGCGCATTCTCTCGGCGCCCTGGACAGTCGTCGAGGCATTCGGACGGTTGATCGCCGAGGGCCGCCTGCAGGACAACTTCGTGACGTCTGCGACACGCGCGTTGCTCGGCCTCAGCATTGGCCTCGTCATTGGCACGGCTCTCGCGGTCATCGCCGGCCTGTCCCGCATCGGCGAGGCGCTGATCGATGGGCCGATCCAGATCAAGCGCGCCATCCCGACGCTGGCGCTGATCCCGCTTTTTATCCTGTGGTTCGGGATTGGCGAAAGCATGAAGGTCACGACCATCGTGCTTGCCGTCATCATCCCCATCTACATCCACACCCACAACGCGCTGCGCAGCATCGACAGCCGCTACGTCGAGCTCGCCGAGACGCTGCGCATGAGTCAGAAGGACTTCATCTTCCAGGTCGTGCTGCCCGGCGCTCTGCCCGGCTTCCTCCTCGGCCTGCGCTTTGCCGTCACGCTCTGCTGGGTGTCGCTTGTGGTGGTCGAGCAGATCAATTCCACCAGCGGCCTCGGCTACATGATCGATCTTGCCCGCACCTATGGCCAGACCGACGTCATTCTCGTCGGCCTCGTGGTCTATGTGCTGCTCGGCCTCGTCTCGGACGGTCTCGTCCGCCTGCTCGAACGGAGGGTCCTGTCATGGCGCCGCACTCTGGCCAGCTGA
- a CDS encoding LLM class flavin-dependent oxidoreductase: MASQKRQIRLGAFIMATGHHIAAWRHPDAQADAGLNIDHYRDLVQTAERGKFDLVFVADSPAGWERAKDPEALRRTAQGAHFEPVTLWAALSQATSHIGFVATASTTYEDPYLLARKFASLDYISKGRAAWNVVTTGADVSRNFSIPGHPAHADRYARAEEFVDLVKGLWDSYEDDAFIRDKKSGVYLDPDKVHQLDHQGQFFSVSGPLNVGRPVQGYPVIVQAGASEPGRELAARTAEMIFTANQTLEDAQEFYSDVKGRLARYGRSPDELLISPGIFPVLGGTEAEAKANYDYIQSLVHPSVAWNILSRHYKGVDLSGYSLDDPAPPLPDSTELNKSRLKLVTDLVSRNNMTLREFYLAVATARGHRTVVGTPEQVADAMQEWFDNGAADAFNIMPPILPTGLTDFVDQVVPILRKRGLFREEYEGTTLRENLGLPRPPNGLALKAQQREAARAAG; the protein is encoded by the coding sequence ATGGCTAGTCAGAAAAGACAGATACGGCTTGGCGCATTCATCATGGCAACGGGCCATCATATCGCCGCCTGGCGCCACCCGGACGCGCAGGCCGACGCTGGCTTGAATATCGATCACTATCGCGATCTGGTTCAGACGGCGGAACGCGGTAAGTTCGATCTCGTTTTCGTTGCCGACAGCCCCGCCGGCTGGGAACGCGCGAAGGATCCGGAAGCGCTGCGCCGTACAGCGCAGGGCGCCCATTTCGAGCCGGTCACCCTGTGGGCGGCGCTCTCGCAGGCCACAAGCCATATCGGCTTTGTTGCGACCGCCTCCACGACCTATGAAGACCCCTATCTGCTCGCCCGCAAATTCGCCTCGCTCGACTATATTTCCAAAGGGCGGGCAGCCTGGAACGTCGTGACCACAGGCGCCGATGTCTCCAGGAATTTCTCCATTCCCGGCCACCCTGCTCATGCCGACAGATATGCCCGGGCCGAAGAATTCGTCGATCTGGTGAAGGGCCTATGGGATTCCTATGAGGACGATGCCTTCATCCGCGACAAGAAAAGCGGCGTCTACCTTGATCCGGACAAGGTGCATCAGCTTGATCACCAGGGCCAGTTCTTTAGTGTCAGCGGGCCGTTGAATGTCGGCCGCCCGGTTCAGGGCTACCCAGTCATCGTCCAGGCCGGTGCATCCGAGCCCGGACGCGAACTCGCCGCGCGAACCGCGGAGATGATCTTTACCGCCAACCAGACGCTGGAAGATGCTCAGGAATTCTACTCGGACGTCAAAGGACGTCTTGCCCGCTACGGGCGCAGCCCCGACGAACTGCTTATCAGCCCCGGCATCTTCCCGGTCCTCGGCGGTACGGAAGCTGAGGCCAAGGCGAATTACGACTATATCCAGTCGCTCGTCCACCCCTCGGTCGCCTGGAATATCCTGTCACGCCACTACAAGGGCGTCGATCTCTCGGGTTATTCGCTAGACGATCCCGCTCCGCCGCTTCCTGACAGCACCGAGCTCAACAAGAGCCGCCTCAAGCTGGTCACCGATCTGGTCTCCCGTAACAATATGACACTACGCGAGTTCTATCTGGCGGTCGCCACTGCTCGCGGTCACCGCACGGTGGTCGGCACGCCGGAACAGGTTGCAGATGCGATGCAGGAATGGTTCGACAATGGTGCCGCCGACGCCTTCAACATCATGCCGCCTATCCTGCCGACGGGACTAACTGACTTTGTCGATCAGGTTGTGCCGATCCTGCGCAAGCGGGGCCTCTTCCGTGAGGAATACGAGGGCACGACACTGCGCGAGAATCTCGGCCTTCCCCGTCCGCCGAATGGCTTGGCGCTCAAGGCGCAGCAGCGCGAAGCGGCTCGGGCGGCCGGGTAA
- a CDS encoding LLM class flavin-dependent oxidoreductase: protein MSSIPEFLWYIPNAVKPGHRGDSAAENHNSLETLTSHAKALEEHGWKGALIGTGWGRPDTFTLATALAARTTTFEPLIAIRPGYWRPANFASAAASLDHLTGGRVRVNIVSGKDNLAAYGDSEGDQAHRYCRTKEFMRLVRKLWTEENVSFAGEHFGVTESTVVPRIEAKGERRHPKLYFGGASEAAERVSATEADVQLFWGEPLDGVRERIDRLKRLSRDLDRDLPPLQFGLRITTLVRDTTEEAWADAEAKVAEMAENSGAGWHDHQRAVAVGQQRLLDLHQRGEVLDDNLYTAPGKFGGGGAGTTWLVGSAADVARSLRKYQELGISHFVLSDTPYLSEIKRQGVQLLPLLKAA from the coding sequence ATGAGCAGCATTCCGGAATTCCTCTGGTATATCCCCAATGCCGTCAAACCCGGCCACCGCGGCGATTCGGCAGCAGAAAACCACAACAGCCTCGAAACGCTGACAAGCCATGCCAAGGCACTCGAAGAGCACGGCTGGAAGGGCGCGCTCATCGGCACCGGCTGGGGCCGGCCGGACACCTTTACGCTTGCCACCGCCCTTGCGGCACGCACCACCACCTTCGAGCCACTGATTGCGATCCGTCCCGGCTACTGGAGACCGGCGAATTTCGCCTCGGCCGCCGCCTCGCTCGATCATCTCACCGGTGGACGCGTGCGCGTCAACATCGTCTCCGGCAAGGACAATCTGGCGGCTTATGGGGACAGCGAGGGCGATCAGGCGCATCGCTATTGCCGCACCAAGGAATTCATGCGGCTGGTGCGAAAGTTATGGACCGAGGAAAACGTCAGCTTTGCCGGCGAGCACTTCGGGGTCACCGAATCCACCGTGGTGCCGCGCATCGAGGCGAAAGGCGAGCGTCGCCATCCGAAGCTCTATTTCGGCGGCGCATCGGAAGCGGCCGAGCGTGTCTCGGCCACCGAAGCCGACGTCCAGCTCTTCTGGGGCGAACCTCTCGATGGCGTGCGGGAACGGATCGACCGTTTGAAGCGTCTCAGCCGCGATCTCGACCGCGACCTGCCGCCGCTTCAATTCGGTCTGAGGATTACGACGCTGGTACGCGACACGACAGAAGAAGCTTGGGCCGACGCAGAAGCGAAGGTCGCCGAAATGGCAGAGAATAGCGGTGCCGGCTGGCACGACCATCAGCGGGCCGTCGCCGTCGGCCAGCAGCGCCTGCTCGACCTTCATCAGCGCGGTGAAGTGCTCGACGACAATCTTTACACCGCGCCCGGCAAATTCGGTGGCGGCGGCGCGGGCACGACCTGGCTCGTCGGTTCCGCCGCAGATGTCGCCCGCTCGCTGCGCAAATACCAGGAGCTCGGCATCAGCCATTTCGTGCTCTCCGACACGCCCTATCTTTCGGAGATCAAGCGACAGGGCGTGCAATTGCTGCCCTTGCTCAAAGCCGCATAA